Genomic window (Sphingorhabdus pulchriflava):
TCGATTTCGAGAAGCCCGGCACCAAGGAGGCGCCCCGGATTGCCGGAAAGCCGGGGCCGCAACCCGACGGGTCGTTTATGACACCTTCAGGTGAAGTCCTTACCGACGACGTGGCCAAGCTCGGCTATCTCAGAACGGTGCAGGATTGGGTGATCCGCCCGCAATTGAAAACGGTTTCGGGCATCGCCGGTATCGACAGCATCGGCGGCTTTGAGAAGCAGTTTGTCGTTCAGCCCGATGCCTCGAAAATGGCGACCTACGGCATTTCCTTTTCCGAACTGGCCGAAGCCTTGGAAAAGGCGAATATCTCGGTCGGTGCAAACTTTGTCGAACGCGGCGGCGAGGCATTTCTGGTCCGCGCCGATGGCCGCATCCGCACGGTGGATGAAATCGGACGTGCCGCGGTCGCCAGTCGTGGCGGCGTGCCCGTCACTGTCCGCGATGTCGCTAATGTCAAAGTTGGTGGCGAGCTGCGCACCGGTTCGGCCTCACAGAACGGCCATGAAATTGTCATTGGCACCGCGCTCATGTTGGCGGGCGGCAATAGCCGGATCGTCGCCTCCGACGTTGCCGAGCGTCTGGACGAAGTGACCAAATCGCTTCCGCCCGGAATCACGGTCAAAACCGTTCTCGACCGATCTGAGTTGGTCGATGCAACGATTGGCACGGTCGAGAAGAACCTCATCGAAGGGGCCTTATTGGTCGCCGTCGTGCTGTTCTGGCTCTTGGGCAATTTCCGCGCCGCGCTGATCGCGACTTTGGTTATCCCGATCTCGTTCCTTGTCATGGGAACCGGGATGAATCTCACCGGCACGTCGGGCAATCTGATGAGCCTTGGCGCGCTCGATTTCGGGCTGATCGTCGATGGCTCGATCATCATCATCGAGAACTGCTTACGACGGCTAGCCGAGCGACAGCACCACGAAGGCCGCTTGCTTACGCTGACCGAGCGACTGCACGAAGTGTTCGAGGCATCGCGCGAGATGGTCAAGCCGACCTTATATGGTCAGGCCATCATTTTCCTCGTCTTCGTGCCTTTGCTCACCTTCACTGGTGTTGAGGGCAAAACTTTCTCGCCGATGGCGATTACCGTCATGCTTGCGCTTGGCGGCGCGTTCATCGCCTCGCTAACCTTCGTCCCCGCCATGATCGCACTGCTCATTCGTGGCGAGGTTGCAGAGAAGGAAGTGAAGGCAATCGCCTGGACGAAGGAACGCTATGAGCCTGTCCTCAAGCGCGTCATCGAGCGGCCTTGGCCGTGGATCGGCGCAGGGGGAGGCACCTTTGCTGCCGCCATCTTTGTGTTCACCTTCCTGGGGAGCGAGTTCATCCCGGTGCTGGGCGAGGGCAATCTTGCGATGCAGGCGCTGCGGATTCCCTCGACATCGCTCAACACCTCGCAGGCCATGCAGTTGAAGGTGGAAAAAGCCGTGGCATCGCTGCCCGAGGTGGTTCTGATCTATTCCAAAACCGGGACAGCGGAAGTCGCGAGTGACCCAATGCCGCCCAATGCCTCGGACACTTTCATCATCCTGAAACCGCGTGACCAATGGCCCGATGGCGTCGAAACCAAGGAAGACGTTATCGAGCGGGTGGAAAACAAGCTCAAGCCGCTGGTCGGCAATGCCTTCGAAATCAGCCAGCCCATCCAGTTGCGTTTCAACGAATTGATTGCGGGCGTCAGGGGCGACATTGCGATCAAGCTCTACGGCGACAATCTCGACGAGATGGGCCGCATCGCCCAGCAGGTCGCGGGTGTCCTGAACACCGTTCCGGGCGCAGCCGATGTCAAAGTCGAGCAGACGGCCGGCTTTCCCGTCCTCGATGTCAAGTTCGACCGTGACGCCATCGCGCGCTACGGGCTGACATTGCAGGACGTCAGCGACACCGTTGCCGCTGCCCTTGGCGGACGTGAAGCGGGCATCGTGTTCGAGGGCGATCGTCGCTACGATATTGTAGTTCGCCTCGCCAATACGACGCGAGACGACCTCGACGCGGTTGGAGCCCTTCCGGTGCTTCTGCCGGGTGAAGGTGGTGCGCGTGCTTCGGTTCCCTTGCGCGAACTGGCGCAGTTCGGCTTTTCCGAAGGACTCAACCAGGTCAGCCGTGAGAACGGCAAGCGGCGCGTCGTGGTGCAAGCCAATGTGCGCGGCAACGATCTGGGATCGTTCGTCGCCGAGGCCCAGCAAAAGGTCGCGGCTCAGGTCAAACTGCCGAGCGGCAGCTTCATCGAATGGGGCGGTCAGTTCGAGAACCTGCAAGCCGCTTCGGCGCGTTTGTCGGTGGTGATCCCGATCATCTTCGCTGCGATCTTCGGCATCCTGTTCATGGCGCTCGGAGGGGTGCGACAGGCGATTGCGGTCTATTCCGCGATCCCGCTGGCATTGGCTGGCGGCGTGTTCTCACTGCTGCTGACAGGTCTTCCGTTCTCGGTGTCCGCCGCTGTTGGTTTCATCGTGCTGTCCGGTGTGACGGTCCTTAACGGCCTTGTCGTGATGTCGAGCATCAACCAGCGGATTGACGCTGGCAAGCCGGTGGACGCCGCCATCGCCGAAGGGACGATGGAGCGCGTTCGGGCGGTTCTGATGACAGGGATCGTTCCGGCCATCGGTTTCGTCCCGATGGCGCTGGCAACCGGAACGGGTGCAGAGGTGCAAAAGCCACTCGCGATCGTCGTGATCGGCGGTCTGATTACCTCGACGTTGCTCACCCTTTTCGTGCTTCCCGCGATCAGCCATTTGCTGCTGCGCGGACGGCACGGGCGTCATGTAGCGGGCGATTACAGCGATGTGACGACGCTTGGCGAAAGGGTGGTCTTGGATAGCGACGATTCAACGGGGGAAGCACGATGAGCGAGGCACATAACCACGGCGCGGACGTGCCGGAGACCGGCGGACATAGCGGTCACAATCACGGAGCCGGAGCTAGCACCAAGCGACTCGCAATAGCACTCGCGCTTACCACGCTCTTCCTGATTGCGGAGTTGGTTGGGGCGTTCGTGTTCGACAGCCTCGCGCTGTTGTCTGACGCAGCGCATATGTTCACCGACAGCGCCGCGCTTGCTATCGCGCTGGCGGCGGTCAAAATCGGCCAGCGTCCGCCAGACGACCAGCGCACCTTTGGCTACCGCCGATTTGAGATCCTCGCCGCAGCGTTCAACGCGATACTGCTGTTCGCAGTCGCGGGCTATGTGCTGTTCGAGGGCATTGGGCGCTTTTTCGAGCCGAGGCCGGTCGAATCTGTGGGAATGCTGATCGTCGCCAGCATCGGTCTGATCGTGAATCTGATTTCGATGCGAATCCTGAGCGGTGGCAAGGACGACAGCCTCAACGTCAAGGGTGCCTATCTCGAAGTCTGGGCCGATATGCTCGGCTCGCTGGGCGTGATCGGAGCGGCGATTGCGATCTACTTCACCAAGCTCAACTGGATCGACCCCATCGTCGCCATCGCCATCGGCCTGTGGGTGCTGCCGCGCACCTGGACGCTCTTGAGCGACACGACCCATATCCTCTTGCAAGGCGTTCCACGCGGTTTCGATTTGAAAGCCATTCGCGCAGCAATGGGAGAGGTCGCTGGCGTGACCGGCGTTCACGACCTGCATCTCTGGTCGGTGGCGGGAGACGATGCTAGCCTGACGGCGCACGTCGCTGTTGCGGATGGAGGCAACGCTGAAACCGTCCGCCGCACGCTGACCGAAATGCTCGAAACGCGGTTTGCAATCCACCACGCGACAATCCAGACCGAGACCGAACCATGCGGGGATGAGGAGAGCTTGCACAGGTGAGCTTATGCTGATCTGGGCTGGCCGAACGGTTGAATCTACACGATCCAGTCAGCGGCTTCGTCCGTCGTCAGGAGGTTTTATGTCGTTTGACCGGCTGACTTCTGACGAAGGCATTGCACGGTTCAACAGCTTTGCATGGTGTGCCGCAAAAACTTCGGGCGTGGCATTCATACCCTGATGCTTGTCGAGGAAGGCGCGCACATCGCTGGCAAGCTCCCGGTCTTCGGCTTGCCCGGTGGCGTCCAGCGCCGACGCGGTTTGTTCATAAGCGCGGCGTATCTCCTGCCAGCGGAATGTGCCGGCTGCGATGAACGGCGGTAATTGATCCTGGCCCCTTGCGACTGCAATGGCTTGCTCGTTGGTGCGGCGGTCGGATTGGGCAATCTGCCGGCTCCCTTCGGTTCGCAGCCTCGCCCGCAATTTGACCAGAGCCATGCTCGATCCGGCGATGCCCTGTCCGCGAGCGCGTCGCGGTGTTGCTTCTGCTGCTACTCCCCGCGCTCGCAACTCACGGGCGAAGCGTTCGCGGAAACGATTGAGCTGAACCGGACGGGGATTGAAGCGGGTTCGATCCAGCCCCTCGGCCTGCACCGTCAGATGGACATGGGGGCGCGGCGTGTCGGTGTGGAGCGCCAGGACATAATCGTGATTGTCGCTCAGCTCCGAATGGGCTAGCGCCCGAACGGCACCCAGCACCTTTTCAGGGTCGGTTCCTGCGGGCATCGAGAAGATCAGTGACACCGACGACACCGTAGGCCGCGAACGCCATTGCAGCGTGTCGCTCCACTCCGCCGCGCGTTCGCCGATGTCCTCCTTGGTCGTAAGGATTTCGCCGTCGCGGGTTTCGATCCCAAGCTCGCCCTTGCGTCCGATATAGTCGAGATGGGCTTTGACATGGCGACCGCCGCGCTGGCGACCCGTGACCTTGACCACCACCTCGGGGGCCTTGCGGACGATCCGCGCCAGCTTGGCCCGTGCGGTCGAGCCAGTGGCAAAACCGTAGCTGGCATAGAGCGGGACGCGCGACGAATTGGCGGGGTCATGGATGTAGCGCACCCGGAAGGCGGGGCGCGTCGCTTCCCACAGGGCGGATTCCAGACCCATCAGTCCGGCACTGTCCAGTAGCTAACATCGCCGCGCATGGCATCGCCAACGGCTGTCACCTGCTCGGAGATTTCCATACGCATGTCGGCGAT
Coding sequences:
- a CDS encoding efflux RND transporter permease subunit, with protein sequence MIEKLLDAAIRFRWGVVILTLIISAYGLNELMKLPIDAVPDITNKQVQINTIEPNLGPLDIERLVTFPIETAMAGIPGLESSRSISRNGFSQVTVIFEDHTDLYFARQQVAERLNQAKGALPADAEPQMGPVSTGLGEVLMYVVDFEKPGTKEAPRIAGKPGPQPDGSFMTPSGEVLTDDVAKLGYLRTVQDWVIRPQLKTVSGIAGIDSIGGFEKQFVVQPDASKMATYGISFSELAEALEKANISVGANFVERGGEAFLVRADGRIRTVDEIGRAAVASRGGVPVTVRDVANVKVGGELRTGSASQNGHEIVIGTALMLAGGNSRIVASDVAERLDEVTKSLPPGITVKTVLDRSELVDATIGTVEKNLIEGALLVAVVLFWLLGNFRAALIATLVIPISFLVMGTGMNLTGTSGNLMSLGALDFGLIVDGSIIIIENCLRRLAERQHHEGRLLTLTERLHEVFEASREMVKPTLYGQAIIFLVFVPLLTFTGVEGKTFSPMAITVMLALGGAFIASLTFVPAMIALLIRGEVAEKEVKAIAWTKERYEPVLKRVIERPWPWIGAGGGTFAAAIFVFTFLGSEFIPVLGEGNLAMQALRIPSTSLNTSQAMQLKVEKAVASLPEVVLIYSKTGTAEVASDPMPPNASDTFIILKPRDQWPDGVETKEDVIERVENKLKPLVGNAFEISQPIQLRFNELIAGVRGDIAIKLYGDNLDEMGRIAQQVAGVLNTVPGAADVKVEQTAGFPVLDVKFDRDAIARYGLTLQDVSDTVAAALGGREAGIVFEGDRRYDIVVRLANTTRDDLDAVGALPVLLPGEGGARASVPLRELAQFGFSEGLNQVSRENGKRRVVVQANVRGNDLGSFVAEAQQKVAAQVKLPSGSFIEWGGQFENLQAASARLSVVIPIIFAAIFGILFMALGGVRQAIAVYSAIPLALAGGVFSLLLTGLPFSVSAAVGFIVLSGVTVLNGLVVMSSINQRIDAGKPVDAAIAEGTMERVRAVLMTGIVPAIGFVPMALATGTGAEVQKPLAIVVIGGLITSTLLTLFVLPAISHLLLRGRHGRHVAGDYSDVTTLGERVVLDSDDSTGEAR
- a CDS encoding relaxase/mobilization nuclease domain-containing protein; this encodes MGLESALWEATRPAFRVRYIHDPANSSRVPLYASYGFATGSTARAKLARIVRKAPEVVVKVTGRQRGGRHVKAHLDYIGRKGELGIETRDGEILTTKEDIGERAAEWSDTLQWRSRPTVSSVSLIFSMPAGTDPEKVLGAVRALAHSELSDNHDYVLALHTDTPRPHVHLTVQAEGLDRTRFNPRPVQLNRFRERFARELRARGVAAEATPRRARGQGIAGSSMALVKLRARLRTEGSRQIAQSDRRTNEQAIAVARGQDQLPPFIAAGTFRWQEIRRAYEQTASALDATGQAEDRELASDVRAFLDKHQGMNATPEVFAAHHAKLLNRAMPSSEVSRSNDIKPPDDGRSR
- a CDS encoding cation diffusion facilitator family transporter, coding for MSEAHNHGADVPETGGHSGHNHGAGASTKRLAIALALTTLFLIAELVGAFVFDSLALLSDAAHMFTDSAALAIALAAVKIGQRPPDDQRTFGYRRFEILAAAFNAILLFAVAGYVLFEGIGRFFEPRPVESVGMLIVASIGLIVNLISMRILSGGKDDSLNVKGAYLEVWADMLGSLGVIGAAIAIYFTKLNWIDPIVAIAIGLWVLPRTWTLLSDTTHILLQGVPRGFDLKAIRAAMGEVAGVTGVHDLHLWSVAGDDASLTAHVAVADGGNAETVRRTLTEMLETRFAIHHATIQTETEPCGDEESLHR